A single Candidatus Thalassolituus haligoni DNA region contains:
- the ettA gene encoding energy-dependent translational throttle protein EttA: protein MAQYVFTMNRLGKIVPPKRQILRDISLSFFPGAKIGVLGLNGSGKSTLLKIMAGVDQDFIGEARPQPDLNIGYLSQEPELDPAKDVKGNVEDGLSELMNAKTELDAVYAAYAEPDADFDALAKKQGQLEALIETAGGHDIDRQMEIAADALRLPPWDADVTKLSGGERRRVALCRLLMSKPDMLLLDEPTNHLDAESVGWLEKFLEEYPGTVVAITHDRYFLDNCAEWILELDRGHGIPYEGNYTTWLEAKEKRLDQEKKEEDAHAKAIRHELEWVRQGAKGRQSKSKARLARFEEMNSREFQTRNETNEIYIPPGPRLGDKVIEFHNVTKSFGDRVLIDDLSFTVPAGAIVGIVGGNGAGKSTLFRMIAGQEQPDSGAVVMGETVKLAFVEQLRDELDDKKTVWEAISDGQDMLNINGKEYPSRSYIGRFNFKGGDQQKRVGDLSGGERGRLQLAYTLKQGANVLLLDEPSNDLDVETLRALEEAVLAFPGAVMVVSHDRWFLDRIATHIMAYEGDSKVNFFEGNYTEYEADRKKRLGADAAPKRMKYKRLA from the coding sequence ATGGCACAGTATGTATTTACGATGAACCGTCTGGGCAAGATTGTACCGCCCAAGCGTCAGATTCTACGCGATATCTCTCTATCTTTTTTCCCCGGTGCCAAAATTGGTGTACTTGGTCTGAATGGCTCCGGTAAATCGACCCTGCTGAAGATTATGGCAGGCGTTGATCAGGATTTCATTGGCGAAGCCCGTCCCCAGCCCGACCTGAACATAGGCTATTTATCTCAGGAGCCGGAACTCGATCCGGCCAAAGATGTCAAGGGCAACGTCGAAGACGGCCTCAGTGAGCTGATGAATGCCAAGACCGAACTGGATGCAGTTTATGCGGCGTATGCCGAGCCGGATGCCGATTTTGATGCACTGGCTAAAAAACAGGGCCAGCTCGAAGCCCTGATCGAAACCGCCGGTGGCCATGATATTGATCGCCAGATGGAAATCGCCGCCGACGCCTTGCGGCTGCCACCCTGGGATGCCGATGTCACCAAGCTGTCGGGTGGTGAGCGTCGTCGTGTTGCCTTATGCCGATTGTTGATGTCGAAGCCGGACATGTTGCTGCTGGACGAACCGACCAACCATCTGGATGCCGAATCGGTCGGCTGGCTGGAGAAATTTCTCGAAGAGTACCCCGGCACCGTGGTGGCGATTACCCACGACCGTTACTTCCTCGATAACTGTGCCGAGTGGATTTTGGAGCTGGATCGTGGCCACGGTATCCCTTACGAGGGCAACTACACCACCTGGCTGGAAGCGAAAGAGAAGCGTCTGGATCAGGAAAAGAAAGAAGAAGATGCTCACGCCAAGGCCATCAGGCACGAACTGGAATGGGTGCGTCAAGGAGCCAAGGGCCGTCAGTCGAAGTCCAAGGCGCGTTTGGCCCGGTTCGAAGAGATGAACTCGCGCGAGTTCCAGACCCGCAACGAAACCAACGAAATCTACATCCCACCTGGCCCGCGCCTGGGTGACAAGGTAATTGAATTCCATAACGTCACCAAATCTTTCGGTGATCGGGTGTTGATTGATGACCTCAGCTTTACCGTACCGGCTGGTGCCATTGTTGGTATTGTTGGTGGTAACGGTGCGGGTAAATCAACCTTGTTCCGCATGATTGCGGGGCAGGAACAACCGGATTCCGGCGCAGTCGTGATGGGTGAAACCGTCAAGCTGGCATTTGTTGAACAGCTGCGTGATGAGCTGGACGACAAGAAAACGGTATGGGAGGCGATTTCTGACGGCCAGGATATGTTGAATATCAATGGCAAGGAATACCCAAGCCGCTCCTATATTGGCCGCTTCAACTTCAAGGGTGGTGACCAGCAGAAGCGTGTGGGCGACTTGTCCGGTGGTGAGCGTGGCCGCTTGCAGCTGGCTTATACCTTAAAGCAAGGGGCTAACGTACTGTTGCTGGACGAACCGTCCAACGACCTGGATGTGGAAACCCTGCGGGCACTGGAAGAAGCGGTATTGGCCTTTCCGGGCGCGGTAATGGTGGTCTCCCACGATCGCTGGTTCCTCGACCGTATTGCCACGCACATCATGGCGTACGAAGGCGATTCCAAAGTGAACTTCTTTGAAGGCAACTACACCGAATACGAAGCCGATCGCAAAAAACGTCTGGGTGCCGATGCTGCGCCAAAACGTATGAAGTACAAGCGCCTGGCGTAA